A genomic stretch from Bacterioplanes sanyensis includes:
- a CDS encoding DUF2065 domain-containing protein, producing the protein MDMWQQLMLALGLFLVFEGLLPFASPGQWRQLVMKVAQSDDRTIRMTGLISMLLGLAVLYITNH; encoded by the coding sequence ATGGATATGTGGCAGCAGCTGATGTTGGCTCTGGGTCTGTTTCTGGTGTTTGAAGGTTTGTTACCGTTTGCCAGTCCTGGGCAGTGGCGCCAGTTGGTGATGAAGGTAGCGCAAAGTGATGATCGCACCATTCGAATGACTGGCCTGATCAGCATGTTGCTGGGTCTGGCCGTGCTCTATATCACCAATCATTAA